One window of Leptospira yasudae genomic DNA carries:
- a CDS encoding ankyrin repeat domain-containing protein, with product MKLLNFILNEFGNNFLKTGFLRARVSFLAAGFFVWSGCILPQERFIPDSDLNPTDYVYKGDLQGLENSLRAGKGINQRDPFFRNYTPLMVAAREGEYLIAEYLVRNGADVNARTRDGHTALMMAAFNRYPEIVKLLIRSGADIHATTVQGHTAWSEATLEDSKRVQEILLQAGAGKKQ from the coding sequence ATGAAACTTTTGAATTTCATTCTCAACGAGTTTGGAAATAACTTTCTTAAAACGGGCTTCCTTCGGGCGAGGGTTTCGTTCTTGGCGGCAGGTTTTTTCGTTTGGTCCGGTTGTATTCTTCCGCAGGAACGATTCATTCCCGATTCGGATCTGAACCCCACCGATTACGTTTACAAAGGCGATTTGCAGGGTTTGGAAAATTCTCTGCGGGCCGGCAAGGGAATCAATCAACGGGATCCGTTTTTCCGTAATTATACTCCTTTGATGGTCGCAGCGAGAGAAGGGGAATATCTGATCGCGGAATATCTCGTTCGAAACGGCGCGGACGTGAATGCGAGAACGCGCGACGGTCATACCGCCCTCATGATGGCCGCATTCAATCGATATCCGGAAATCGTAAAACTTTTGATCCGCTCCGGAGCGGATATTCATGCGACGACGGTTCAGGGACATACGGCTTGGAGCGAAGCTACATTAGAAGATTCTAAAAGAGTTCAGGAAATTCTTCTGCAGGCCGGGGCCGGTAAAAAACAATGA
- a CDS encoding helix-turn-helix transcriptional regulator, with protein MKLWFPQEKRFYFFSLYVFLILLWILEEILTFAFDINWIERSQAYFTSIEAAFGLLSIVGIFFLFQEIRHTQADIESAKVAIEGLKNKNQLLVHTDQSFWESLQRQLEEWDLTDKEKEIALLLLRGMSNHQIAAIRGKSLKTIENQTFSIYQKSGTTGKLEFIAYFISPLLPDED; from the coding sequence ATGAAACTCTGGTTTCCCCAAGAAAAGCGGTTCTACTTTTTTTCACTTTATGTTTTTCTAATATTACTTTGGATCTTGGAAGAGATTCTTACGTTTGCGTTCGATATAAACTGGATCGAAAGATCCCAGGCCTATTTTACGTCGATCGAAGCCGCCTTCGGACTTTTATCGATCGTTGGAATTTTCTTTTTATTTCAGGAAATCCGGCATACGCAAGCGGACATCGAATCCGCGAAAGTCGCGATCGAAGGTTTAAAAAATAAGAATCAGCTCTTGGTTCATACCGATCAGTCCTTTTGGGAATCCCTGCAAAGACAATTGGAAGAATGGGATCTTACCGATAAGGAAAAGGAAATCGCGCTTCTTCTGCTCCGCGGAATGTCCAACCATCAAATCGCGGCCATTCGGGGCAAAAGTCTCAAAACCATCGAAAACCAAACCTTCTCCATTTATCAAAAGTCGGGAACGACGGGAAAACTTGAATTCATCGCTTACTTTATTTCTCCGCTTCTCCCCGATGAGGATTAA
- a CDS encoding DUF4269 domain-containing protein — protein MNFETSFLSADYLKHGNTKQRRLWKDLEEHSILGRISKFNPVLAGTIPLEIDHEQSDADILCSFSQIEEFSEVCTSSFSVFSDFKLERKKFQDADSIVVRFYTREFAYEIFGQRIPVIDQMGLVHLQVEHKILSIAGTRFRDNISALKRKGLKTEHAFCDLLGIKGNPYQTIFDLHLFSDEELRNFVLTSEFFSVSDT, from the coding sequence ATGAATTTTGAAACTTCTTTTCTTTCTGCCGATTACCTGAAACACGGAAATACGAAACAACGGCGTCTTTGGAAGGATTTAGAGGAACATTCGATTTTAGGAAGAATTTCGAAATTCAATCCGGTCCTTGCAGGAACCATTCCCTTAGAGATAGATCACGAGCAAAGCGACGCGGATATCCTCTGTTCCTTTTCCCAAATCGAAGAATTCTCCGAAGTCTGCACTTCTTCCTTTTCCGTTTTTTCGGACTTTAAACTGGAACGAAAAAAATTTCAAGACGCGGATTCGATCGTTGTCCGTTTTTATACAAGAGAATTTGCATACGAAATTTTCGGACAAAGAATTCCGGTAATCGATCAGATGGGGCTCGTTCATCTTCAAGTGGAACACAAAATTCTTTCCATTGCTGGAACGCGCTTTCGAGACAACATAAGCGCTTTAAAAAGGAAAGGATTGAAAACGGAACACGCGTTTTGCGATCTGTTGGGAATCAAAGGGAATCCGTATCAGACGATATTCGATCTGCATCTTTTTTCGGATGAAGAACTGAGAAATTTCGTTCTGACGTCCGAGTTTTTTTCAGTTTCGGATACGTGA
- a CDS encoding M48 family metallopeptidase, translated as MKKSFKSLLLTVGTLSICLTLGAQKSNTINFDAELYAQIVRQSSYQYGAILKSRKVLKDHNNWKKPIDTAFRKLADSSGNPTFPIVYNLIQDNSFNAFAMAGGQFCINSGTLDILDQVITNSEPDAKDKMGFYRERYIAGVLSHELSHYYNKHTFNAVKKFYQLKENPTGEAVLDNVKFSQEQEVDADQTGFQLLNKAGYGGEYMIRTLELMSDIDNQYKEYIVSKKLDKVSPESMTSLYFTSHPSPNDRLSRFSGDKQELYSLLATLEKTYDDIQFGKNLDQAKSNLEKALSKFPGNTHLEKSYAVCLHKIWMATASNDDLKIKPVIDMPSFRDSMIFPGGLRKRAVMRAIPGNQAAYNKAKEAYQKVIVKTEDPYFISNYAVLLSYSTEENDMNVAKSLAGNTVRAENSIPLANNFGVVLYWTDDQDKALEVFKSVATMVDKRVQSFGEKAKSNPDIQAYLQGIGNSIRQKTQLDPDYVYENFTPILNYVLLESYKEKTPKTKQLAMYYLENYDSSSGWAKYTADLHGITLPDPSQTPKQNVFKVGGVGPGDKLEDLLKLWGKPDKIQVDKSSGSEFYIYSKKETSFLLSIGSILQVNAYGDNSPGIDKGVPIGADRGSAERVFGKQFQKSGPYLGYTQNGNAFVKYRKNKVDQIILQ; from the coding sequence ATGAAAAAATCTTTCAAATCCTTGCTCCTTACCGTCGGAACTTTATCGATTTGTTTAACCCTTGGAGCTCAAAAAAGCAACACGATCAATTTCGATGCGGAACTCTATGCGCAGATCGTCCGCCAAAGCTCCTATCAGTACGGAGCGATTCTTAAATCCCGCAAAGTTCTCAAAGACCACAACAATTGGAAGAAGCCGATCGATACGGCGTTCCGCAAACTTGCGGATTCTTCCGGAAATCCGACGTTCCCGATCGTTTACAATCTAATCCAAGACAATTCGTTTAACGCGTTCGCTATGGCGGGCGGTCAGTTCTGCATCAACTCCGGAACTTTGGATATTTTGGATCAGGTGATTACGAACTCAGAACCGGACGCAAAAGATAAGATGGGCTTTTACCGCGAACGTTACATCGCGGGCGTTTTGTCGCACGAGCTTTCGCACTATTACAACAAACATACCTTCAACGCTGTTAAGAAATTCTATCAGTTAAAGGAGAATCCGACGGGCGAAGCCGTACTGGACAACGTGAAGTTCTCCCAAGAACAGGAAGTCGACGCGGATCAAACGGGATTTCAACTTCTTAACAAAGCCGGATACGGCGGAGAATATATGATCCGCACTTTGGAATTGATGAGCGACATCGACAATCAATACAAAGAATACATCGTGAGCAAAAAATTGGATAAAGTAAGTCCCGAATCCATGACCTCCTTGTATTTTACGAGTCATCCGTCTCCGAACGATCGTCTTTCAAGATTCAGCGGGGATAAACAGGAACTCTATTCTCTTCTTGCGACTTTGGAAAAAACGTACGACGATATTCAGTTCGGAAAAAATCTGGATCAGGCCAAGTCCAATCTGGAAAAGGCTCTTTCCAAATTTCCTGGAAACACGCATTTGGAAAAATCTTACGCGGTTTGTCTTCATAAGATTTGGATGGCGACTGCGAGCAACGACGATCTGAAAATCAAACCGGTCATCGATATGCCTTCCTTCCGCGATTCGATGATCTTCCCGGGAGGACTTCGCAAAAGAGCCGTTATGCGGGCAATTCCCGGAAATCAAGCCGCTTACAACAAAGCAAAAGAAGCCTATCAAAAGGTGATCGTTAAAACCGAAGATCCGTATTTTATTTCGAACTACGCAGTTCTTCTTTCCTATTCCACCGAAGAAAACGATATGAACGTGGCTAAATCGCTCGCCGGTAATACGGTTCGAGCGGAGAATTCCATTCCTCTTGCGAATAACTTCGGCGTGGTTCTTTACTGGACGGACGATCAGGATAAGGCTTTGGAAGTATTCAAATCCGTCGCTACGATGGTGGACAAACGCGTTCAATCCTTCGGAGAAAAGGCGAAATCCAATCCGGACATTCAAGCGTATCTACAGGGAATCGGAAATTCGATCCGTCAAAAAACCCAACTCGATCCGGATTACGTTTACGAAAACTTCACTCCGATTTTGAATTACGTTCTTCTTGAATCCTACAAGGAAAAAACTCCGAAAACGAAACAACTCGCAATGTATTATCTGGAGAATTACGATTCTTCTTCCGGTTGGGCTAAATACACCGCGGATCTTCACGGAATCACCCTTCCCGATCCTTCTCAAACTCCGAAACAAAACGTGTTTAAAGTCGGAGGCGTTGGTCCGGGAGACAAACTCGAAGACTTATTAAAACTCTGGGGAAAACCGGACAAGATCCAAGTCGATAAATCTTCCGGCAGCGAATTTTATATCTACAGCAAGAAAGAAACTTCTTTTCTTTTGAGCATCGGATCGATTCTTCAAGTGAACGCGTACGGAGACAACAGTCCCGGTATCGACAAGGGAGTTCCGATCGGAGCGGATCGAGGTTCGGCGGAAAGGGTTTTCGGAAAACAATTCCAGAAAAGCGGCCCTTATCTCGGTTACACGCAAAACGGAAACGCGTTCGTGAAATACAGAAAAAACAAAGTGGATCAGATCATTCTTCAGTAA
- a CDS encoding O-acetyl-ADP-ribose deacetylase yields the protein MHREKALERIEPIQGDLTTLKVDAIVNAANNSLLGGGGVDGAIHRAGGPAILEECYKIRDKQGGCKTGEAVITTAGRMPARFVIHTVGPVWKGGKNQEDLLLSNAYKSSLILAKEYSLTTIAFPNISTGIYGFPKDRAAKIAIESVLESLKENDPIEKVFFVCFDTENFEIYKALLSFSK from the coding sequence ATGCATCGTGAAAAAGCCTTGGAAAGAATCGAACCGATCCAAGGCGATCTCACTACGCTGAAAGTGGATGCGATCGTAAACGCCGCCAACAATTCTTTGTTAGGCGGTGGCGGAGTAGACGGCGCGATCCACAGGGCCGGCGGGCCGGCCATCCTCGAAGAATGTTATAAAATCCGAGACAAACAAGGCGGTTGTAAAACCGGAGAAGCGGTTATCACGACTGCGGGAAGAATGCCCGCTCGATTCGTAATCCATACAGTCGGTCCGGTTTGGAAAGGGGGAAAAAATCAAGAAGATCTACTTCTTTCCAACGCGTATAAAAGCAGTCTTATATTGGCGAAAGAATATTCTTTGACCACGATCGCCTTCCCGAATATCAGCACGGGCATCTACGGTTTTCCTAAAGATCGAGCGGCAAAAATCGCGATCGAAAGCGTTCTTGAATCTTTAAAAGAAAACGACCCGATCGAAAAAGTATTCTTCGTTTGTTTCGATACGGAGAATTTCGAAATTTACAAAGCCTTGCTTTCGTTTTCAAAATAA
- a CDS encoding 3-hydroxyacyl-CoA dehydrogenase family protein, translating into MREIKTVTVLGANGTMGAGSAAIVASFGKAKVHMLARDISKAKEGIEKAIGSVKTDTIRPRLIPGSYDADLEKAVAESDWVFELVAESYEVKEPINKRIASSRRPGTIVSTVSSGLSIERLSKAFDEDGQKHYFGTHFFNPPYKMILCELVSHKGSDKKVLKQLGEYLDKVLGRAVVYTNDTPAFAGNRIGFQLINEVAQIAEKYSDKGGIALMDAIMSGYTGRAMAPLDTADFVGLDVHKAIVDNLYEMTKDAAHSTFKMPGYFQKLIDKGDLGRKAGGGLYKMSKTPDGKKEKLVYNIGADLYEPVPKFDIDFIRQANRRISEADYTGAMNIVKEAKGFEADLARYFIARYVSYSLSIVGEVVDTKEMADLAMGTGFNWAPASAFVDFLGGPKDAIQLIEKAKLPVPEVLAKAKPGKPFYELKEKLDARSLFKG; encoded by the coding sequence ATGAGAGAGATAAAAACAGTTACAGTATTAGGCGCGAACGGTACTATGGGCGCCGGTTCAGCAGCAATCGTTGCCTCATTCGGGAAGGCAAAAGTCCACATGCTTGCACGGGACATAAGCAAAGCGAAAGAAGGTATTGAGAAAGCGATCGGCTCGGTTAAGACGGATACGATTCGTCCAAGACTGATTCCCGGTTCTTACGACGCGGATTTGGAAAAAGCCGTGGCGGAATCGGATTGGGTCTTTGAACTCGTTGCGGAAAGCTACGAAGTAAAAGAACCGATCAACAAAAGAATCGCGAGCTCGAGAAGACCTGGCACAATCGTTTCCACGGTTTCTTCCGGTCTTTCCATCGAAAGACTTTCCAAAGCCTTCGACGAAGACGGACAAAAGCATTATTTCGGAACTCACTTCTTTAACCCTCCTTACAAAATGATTCTTTGCGAACTCGTTTCTCACAAAGGATCGGATAAGAAAGTTCTCAAACAACTCGGAGAATATCTGGATAAAGTTTTAGGACGCGCGGTCGTTTATACGAACGATACTCCTGCGTTTGCCGGAAACAGAATCGGATTTCAGCTCATCAACGAAGTCGCTCAAATTGCGGAAAAGTATTCCGATAAGGGCGGGATCGCTCTGATGGACGCAATCATGAGCGGCTACACCGGAAGAGCGATGGCTCCTCTGGACACTGCGGATTTCGTAGGACTCGACGTTCACAAAGCGATCGTGGACAACCTCTATGAAATGACAAAAGACGCGGCTCATTCCACTTTTAAAATGCCGGGTTATTTCCAAAAGCTCATCGATAAAGGTGATTTGGGAAGAAAGGCGGGCGGCGGACTTTATAAGATGTCCAAAACTCCGGACGGTAAGAAGGAAAAATTAGTCTATAATATAGGCGCCGATCTTTACGAGCCGGTTCCTAAGTTCGACATCGATTTTATTCGTCAGGCGAACCGAAGAATTTCCGAAGCGGACTACACTGGCGCAATGAACATCGTAAAAGAAGCAAAAGGTTTCGAAGCGGACCTCGCGAGATATTTCATCGCAAGATACGTTAGTTACTCTCTCTCGATCGTTGGCGAAGTGGTGGACACAAAAGAAATGGCGGATCTCGCAATGGGAACAGGATTTAACTGGGCTCCCGCTTCCGCATTCGTCGATTTCTTAGGCGGACCTAAGGATGCGATTCAACTGATCGAAAAAGCAAAACTTCCGGTTCCTGAAGTATTAGCAAAAGCGAAACCAGGGAAGCCGTTCTACGAGCTGAAGGAAAAGCTTGACGCTCGTTCACTTTTCAAAGGATAA
- a CDS encoding acetyl-CoA acetyltransferase — MSDKIYVLGGEQTDFQRNWTKEGKTFMSLMREAVQDGLAAVGITPDEIKKLNKQNRIGIFVGNFDAEQYATQGHLGAFLTEVDPAFYGIPGGRFEAACASGSIALDAAATKIRAKDYDVAIVLGIEIMKTVSSSVGGDFLGTAAYYEKEAKGVQFPFPKLFGKLADVILERYKLPEQRFMGALAEISRINYDNAKRNPKAQTRSWFMNKEHANARGGEYNMAVGGRLCITDCSQVTDGAAMVVLANKSYTEEYAKKRGKKINTIPRLKGWGHRVAPITFDAKVAESKGDKYILPWTRQTVKDAYDRAELGVKDIDVFETHDCFTSSEYAAISAFGITQPGKEHEAIEDGVIDINGKKPINPSGGLIGVGHPVGASGVRMMLDLYKQVTGTAGNYQVEGAKNGLMLNIGGSATTNVVFIVGK; from the coding sequence ATGAGCGATAAAATTTACGTCCTCGGCGGGGAACAAACCGATTTTCAAAGAAACTGGACCAAAGAAGGAAAGACCTTCATGTCCTTAATGCGCGAAGCCGTTCAAGACGGACTCGCGGCTGTCGGAATTACTCCCGATGAAATTAAAAAACTGAATAAACAAAATCGAATCGGAATTTTCGTAGGAAACTTCGACGCGGAACAGTATGCAACTCAAGGTCACTTGGGCGCATTCTTAACCGAAGTCGATCCCGCATTCTACGGAATTCCAGGCGGTCGTTTTGAAGCCGCTTGCGCTTCCGGCTCTATAGCGCTCGACGCTGCCGCTACAAAAATCCGTGCGAAAGACTACGATGTTGCGATTGTTCTCGGAATCGAGATCATGAAAACCGTAAGTTCTTCCGTAGGCGGGGACTTTTTAGGAACAGCCGCTTACTACGAAAAAGAAGCGAAGGGAGTTCAATTTCCTTTCCCGAAACTTTTCGGAAAACTCGCGGACGTAATTCTTGAAAGATACAAACTTCCGGAACAGAGATTCATGGGAGCTCTTGCAGAGATTTCCAGAATCAACTACGACAACGCAAAGAGAAACCCGAAAGCGCAAACTCGTTCTTGGTTCATGAACAAAGAACACGCAAACGCAAGAGGCGGAGAATACAATATGGCTGTCGGAGGAAGACTCTGCATCACCGATTGTTCTCAAGTAACCGACGGCGCTGCGATGGTAGTTCTCGCGAACAAATCTTATACTGAAGAATACGCGAAAAAAAGAGGAAAGAAGATCAACACGATCCCAAGACTGAAAGGTTGGGGACACAGAGTTGCTCCGATCACTTTTGACGCAAAGGTTGCGGAATCTAAAGGAGACAAATACATCCTCCCTTGGACCAGACAAACCGTAAAAGACGCTTATGACAGAGCGGAACTCGGAGTGAAAGACATCGACGTTTTTGAAACTCACGACTGTTTCACTTCTTCCGAGTATGCGGCGATTTCCGCTTTCGGAATCACTCAACCCGGAAAAGAACACGAAGCGATCGAAGACGGCGTGATCGACATCAACGGTAAAAAACCGATCAACCCGTCCGGCGGACTTATCGGAGTCGGCCACCCGGTTGGAGCTTCCGGAGTTCGTATGATGCTCGACCTCTACAAACAAGTTACCGGCACTGCAGGCAACTATCAAGTAGAAGGCGCTAAGAACGGATTGATGCTGAATATCGGCGGGTCCGCAACGACTAACGTGGTGTTTATCGTAGGAAAATAA
- a CDS encoding membrane-binding protein, translating to MQRSLIQSLKFLLFGDSRDRYASTLRINLFVLFCFGFFSIFPQSPTTCLAGNCKNGNGVLIDSFGNEYKGTFINGILEGYAEVKFKNRETVSGVRKDSSIRGKAQRTDPNTGKVVYGTWVENGDCDDKGCKTWANFVPDSNVECVFRGMFRENQKVGKGSYVCINGESFDGIFANDFANGFGKLKYSDGTVFEGEFKNGHPISKKKLNEKRKLRRL from the coding sequence ATGCAGCGTTCATTGATTCAAAGTTTGAAGTTTTTACTTTTTGGCGATTCGCGAGATCGTTATGCTTCTACATTGAGAATAAATCTATTCGTTCTATTTTGTTTTGGTTTCTTCTCCATTTTTCCTCAATCGCCGACGACTTGTTTAGCCGGGAATTGTAAGAATGGAAACGGCGTTTTGATCGATTCTTTCGGGAATGAATACAAAGGAACTTTTATAAACGGAATCTTAGAAGGATACGCGGAAGTTAAATTCAAAAATCGGGAAACGGTTTCAGGAGTTCGTAAAGATTCTTCCATAAGAGGCAAGGCTCAACGAACCGACCCGAATACCGGAAAAGTCGTTTACGGAACTTGGGTTGAGAACGGGGACTGCGATGATAAGGGATGTAAAACCTGGGCAAATTTTGTCCCGGATTCGAACGTAGAATGTGTTTTTCGGGGAATGTTTCGAGAAAACCAAAAAGTAGGGAAGGGCAGCTATGTTTGCATAAATGGAGAAAGCTTTGATGGAATCTTCGCGAATGATTTTGCGAACGGGTTCGGAAAATTGAAATATTCCGACGGAACCGTTTTTGAGGGAGAATTTAAAAACGGGCATCCGATTTCAAAAAAGAAATTAAATGAAAAACGGAAGTTAAGGCGACTGTAG
- a CDS encoding gamma-glutamyltransferase family protein: MNRILKYFALSVGFGAALLYAFYFVFSRPKEILEFYDPYHENRPLAEGSKLMVASGHPLATKAALQILGRGGNAADAGIAALLVLNVTQGEEASFPGVAPLLYYDAKSGQVESYIGAGKAPSKATIEYFRSRGHKTIPSLKYSSQLVPASPDVIIAFLKRYGTMSFEQVSAPAIEIAEQGFPVHKILMRNLNMNIFKRIGFSVLLPYNAEIYLENRWWKPLYHKEIFKRPVLGKTLRELADKEAEARRSGADRSRALEAVRTYFYEGPIAQKIVKAHEENDGTITQKDLSTYSGDWEKPLRGSYGPYMIFSNQTWNQGAVVPIVLQILEGIDLKSMGHNSPQYVHTVVQAIELAMADREKFFGDPAFVNVPSEGLLNKEYASERRKLLQPTAFGKTPPHGNPFAYQKKNLGHSSDWKRLNPERNESQSAARFLENSSRGFGSVSDSDSLLASNQELSFWERSGKIGRDTTYLSIIDAQGNSLSLTPSDFPQSPMIDGDITLGIRMTQFRLDPDHPSALLPGKRPTITPNASMVFKNGKFLMSLGTPGGDMQTQATIQVFLNMIVFGMNAQEAVNAPRFRSLNWPDSFAPHNYYPGRIELEKDIYERHGKVLKELGYDVIGRDVWEYDFGAPCISLKDPVTGKLYGGADPRKESWAEGR; this comes from the coding sequence ATGAATCGAATTCTAAAATACTTCGCCCTTAGCGTCGGTTTCGGAGCCGCGTTGCTCTACGCTTTCTATTTCGTATTCTCCAGACCCAAAGAAATATTAGAATTTTATGATCCGTATCACGAAAACCGGCCTCTCGCGGAAGGTTCGAAGCTGATGGTCGCTTCCGGACATCCACTGGCAACAAAAGCTGCGCTTCAGATTTTAGGACGAGGCGGCAACGCAGCGGATGCGGGAATCGCCGCCTTACTTGTGTTAAACGTAACACAGGGAGAAGAGGCTTCTTTTCCGGGCGTCGCTCCTTTGTTATATTACGACGCAAAAAGCGGACAGGTCGAAAGTTATATCGGGGCCGGTAAGGCTCCTTCCAAAGCAACGATAGAATACTTTCGTTCGAGAGGTCACAAAACGATTCCTAGTTTGAAATATTCTTCCCAACTCGTTCCTGCCTCTCCGGACGTAATCATAGCCTTTCTAAAAAGATACGGAACGATGAGTTTCGAACAAGTCAGCGCTCCTGCGATCGAAATAGCCGAACAAGGTTTTCCGGTTCACAAAATCTTGATGCGAAACCTGAACATGAATATTTTCAAACGAATCGGATTCTCCGTTCTCCTACCTTACAACGCGGAAATCTATTTGGAAAATCGATGGTGGAAACCGCTGTATCATAAGGAAATTTTCAAACGGCCCGTTCTTGGAAAAACCTTACGCGAACTCGCGGATAAGGAAGCCGAGGCGAGACGTTCCGGTGCGGATCGAAGCCGCGCCTTAGAAGCCGTGCGAACGTATTTTTACGAAGGACCTATCGCGCAAAAAATCGTAAAGGCGCACGAAGAAAACGACGGCACGATTACGCAAAAAGATCTCTCAACCTATTCGGGAGATTGGGAAAAACCGCTGCGGGGATCTTACGGTCCTTATATGATCTTTTCCAATCAAACTTGGAATCAAGGCGCGGTCGTTCCGATCGTTCTTCAAATTTTAGAAGGAATCGATCTGAAATCGATGGGACACAATTCTCCGCAGTACGTTCATACGGTGGTCCAAGCGATCGAACTTGCTATGGCGGATCGGGAAAAATTTTTCGGAGATCCGGCATTTGTAAACGTTCCAAGCGAGGGTCTTCTCAACAAGGAATATGCAAGCGAACGAAGAAAACTTTTACAACCGACCGCCTTCGGTAAAACACCTCCACACGGAAATCCGTTCGCATATCAAAAGAAGAATTTAGGTCATTCTTCCGATTGGAAACGTCTGAATCCCGAAAGGAATGAATCACAATCAGCAGCGAGATTCCTCGAAAACAGCTCGCGTGGATTCGGTTCTGTTTCGGATTCCGACTCGCTTCTTGCCTCCAATCAGGAACTTTCTTTTTGGGAACGAAGCGGGAAAATCGGAAGGGACACAACCTATCTCAGCATCATCGACGCTCAGGGAAATTCTCTCTCTTTGACTCCGAGCGATTTTCCGCAATCTCCGATGATCGATGGGGACATTACGCTCGGGATTCGTATGACCCAATTCCGTCTTGATCCGGATCATCCGTCCGCTCTGCTTCCCGGTAAACGGCCAACGATTACGCCTAACGCGTCAATGGTTTTTAAAAACGGAAAATTCCTGATGAGTCTCGGAACGCCGGGAGGCGATATGCAAACCCAAGCGACCATACAAGTTTTTTTGAATATGATCGTATTCGGAATGAACGCTCAAGAAGCGGTGAACGCACCCCGATTCCGTTCTCTCAACTGGCCGGATTCTTTTGCGCCCCACAATTATTATCCGGGCCGCATCGAATTGGAAAAGGATATTTATGAACGACACGGCAAGGTTTTAAAAGAACTCGGATATGATGTAATCGGAAGAGATGTTTGGGAGTATGATTTCGGCGCGCCTTGTATTTCCCTAAAGGATCCGGTTACGGGAAAACTTTACGGTGGAGCCGATCCAAGAAAAGAATCCTGGGCCGAAGGTCGATAA
- a CDS encoding class I SAM-dependent methyltransferase, whose protein sequence is MSANYDPQYIKELFNGMSKTYERVNFITSFGFSIRWRRQFLNSIPRTNEKIEIIDLMTGMGETWGGLRKNFPNSRISALDFSDGMLEYANAKNRRSFRNEIQVIHENVLENRLEANHYDIVISAFGLKTFDRGQMEILAQETKRILKPGGRYSYIEVSSPKNFLLYFLYKIHLKYVVPFFGKLILGNPTQYKMLWKYTESFQNSDSIARIFESAGLDVERKTYFGGCATGITGRKAVA, encoded by the coding sequence ATGAGCGCAAACTACGATCCCCAATATATCAAAGAACTATTTAACGGAATGAGTAAAACCTATGAAAGGGTGAACTTCATCACTTCTTTCGGCTTTTCCATTCGATGGCGCAGACAATTCTTAAATTCGATTCCTCGAACGAACGAAAAAATCGAGATCATCGATTTGATGACTGGAATGGGCGAAACATGGGGAGGACTCAGAAAGAATTTTCCGAATTCGCGGATATCTGCACTGGATTTTTCGGACGGTATGCTTGAATACGCGAACGCGAAGAATCGGCGATCTTTCCGAAACGAAATCCAAGTCATTCACGAGAACGTTTTAGAAAACCGTCTTGAGGCGAATCATTACGATATTGTCATATCCGCCTTCGGTTTGAAGACGTTCGATCGCGGGCAGATGGAAATTTTGGCGCAAGAAACCAAACGCATTTTGAAACCGGGCGGAAGATATTCCTATATCGAAGTTTCGAGTCCTAAAAACTTCTTATTATATTTTTTGTATAAGATTCATCTGAAATACGTAGTTCCGTTTTTCGGAAAATTGATATTGGGGAATCCGACCCAATACAAGATGTTATGGAAGTATACGGAATCGTTTCAGAATTCGGATTCGATCGCGAGAATTTTCGAATCCGCTGGATTGGATGTGGAACGCAAAACCTACTTCGGGGGATGCGCCACAGGGATAACGGGAAGAAAAGCAGTAGCTTAA
- a CDS encoding acyl-CoA thioesterase, with protein MISTPIQTRWMDMDPFAHVSNSVFVAYLEIGRVDYCQRRFNVKGVFEVPFILARIEIDLKKSIEMHHKVEVQTSVTRIGNSSWDFQSKIVESNTKEVFAVARTVQVTFDHVKKSSIPIPPKVRAVLEEDLKEFQRQNKEG; from the coding sequence ATGATTTCCACTCCGATTCAGACTCGATGGATGGATATGGATCCGTTCGCGCACGTGAGCAATTCGGTTTTTGTGGCGTATCTTGAAATCGGAAGAGTGGATTATTGTCAGCGTCGTTTTAACGTGAAGGGCGTTTTCGAGGTTCCTTTTATTCTCGCGAGAATCGAGATCGATCTTAAGAAATCCATCGAAATGCATCACAAGGTGGAAGTGCAGACGAGCGTGACTCGGATCGGAAACAGTTCTTGGGACTTTCAATCCAAGATCGTGGAATCGAATACGAAGGAAGTATTTGCAGTTGCCAGAACGGTTCAAGTTACGTTCGATCACGTGAAAAAATCCAGCATTCCGATTCCGCCAAAGGTGCGAGCCGTTTTAGAAGAAGACTTAAAAGAATTCCAAAGGCAAAACAAAGAAGGCTGA